The Chitinophagaceae bacterium genome window below encodes:
- a CDS encoding twin-arginine translocation signal domain-containing protein — MKQDEMTARRQFLGTVAAGAAAFGLASFPLKLNAEPLEETTNPGSPDEWFNKIKGKHKVVFDATRPHEIMPFVWPKVFLLTNQSTGSAPKENSVVVVLRHTAIGYAFEDRLWEKYKMGDLFKADDPKTGKPSLRNPFWKPKTDDFVVPGIGPVSIGINDLQADGVMFCVCQAAIAVYSAVAADMMKVNVEEIRKDWMAGMLPDIQPVPSGVWAIGRAQEKGCGYIFAG, encoded by the coding sequence ATGAAACAGGATGAGATGACAGCACGTCGTCAATTCTTAGGAACTGTTGCTGCAGGTGCAGCAGCTTTTGGTTTGGCTTCTTTTCCTTTAAAGCTCAATGCTGAACCACTTGAAGAAACAACAAATCCGGGCAGCCCTGATGAATGGTTCAATAAAATAAAAGGCAAACACAAAGTTGTATTTGATGCTACACGTCCGCATGAGATTATGCCATTTGTATGGCCGAAAGTATTTTTATTAACGAACCAATCAACCGGATCAGCACCAAAGGAGAACAGTGTGGTAGTTGTTCTTAGACACACAGCAATAGGATATGCTTTTGAAGACAGGCTTTGGGAAAAATATAAAATGGGTGATTTGTTCAAAGCAGATGATCCCAAAACCGGGAAGCCTTCTTTACGCAATCCATTCTGGAAACCCAAGACAGATGATTTTGTTGTTCCGGGTATTGGTCCGGTATCAATCGGCATTAATGATCTGCAGGCTGATGGTGTAATGTTCTGTGTTTGCCAGGCTGCAATTGCAGTTTATTCTGCTGTTGCTGCTGATATGATGAAGGTGAATGTAGAAGAAATTCGTAAAGACTGGATGGCTGGTATGTTGCCGGACATTCAACCGGTACCTTCCGGTGTATGGGCAATTGGAAGGGCACAGGAAAAGGGATGCGGTTATATTTTCGCAGGATAG
- a CDS encoding RNA-binding transcriptional accessory protein, with amino-acid sequence MSDFSSKIAGLLGLRVQQVETVLELLEEGSTIPFIARYRKDKTGNLDEVVIQQIQDQSKFLKEFTERKAFIEKTITEQEKMTEALQQKLDKASTINELEDIYLPYKPKRKTKAQTARENGLEPLSVLLLEQKDIDVNEQAATFINEKIKTVEEALQGARDIISEQVNEDANVRAKLRKFFEDRALVKTIVIKDKETEGVKYKDYFDFSEPVHKIPSHRILAVLRGFTESILKMSIEPEEELAIELIEEQFIKGMNESSAHVKKAVKDAYKRLLQPSLETEFRSQLKQKGDEDAINVFSENLRQLLLSSPLGSKRILALDPGYRTGCKIVCLDEKADLQTTDLIYIHEPGKLHAAELTIRHLVSTYNTQVFAIGDGTAGRETEQFIKKLNLGLPIFLVNEDGASVYSASEVAREEFPDHDITIRGAVSIGRRLMDPLAELVKIDPKSIGVGQYQHDVNQMRLKERLDQTVVSCVNQVGVNLNTASKNLLSYVSGINSSIAENIVKYRNEIGRFKNRKQLLKVPRLGEKAFEQCAGFLRIPDGENALDKSAVHPEAYPLVERMATDLQLKVEDLIGNETNIKQVTSKKYVSEQFGELTITDILKELVKPGLDPRSEVQVFEYANIFSIDEVKAGMVIPGMVTNLTRFGAFVDIGVKQDGLVHVSEISHDYITDPAEKLKLNDKVMVKVVEVDIARKRIALSIKQTQEAPARGTRFNNSTARQGNQSAGFKKKEEDLSSMSVNDALSALKKKFGK; translated from the coding sequence ATGAGTGATTTTTCATCAAAGATTGCAGGGCTGCTGGGCCTGCGAGTGCAGCAGGTTGAAACCGTACTTGAACTGCTGGAAGAAGGTTCCACCATCCCCTTTATTGCCCGCTACCGGAAAGACAAAACCGGTAATCTCGACGAAGTTGTAATTCAGCAGATCCAGGATCAGTCGAAATTCTTAAAAGAATTTACCGAACGCAAAGCCTTTATTGAAAAAACAATCACCGAGCAGGAAAAGATGACAGAGGCTTTACAACAAAAATTAGACAAAGCATCTACCATCAATGAACTGGAAGATATTTATCTCCCCTACAAACCCAAACGAAAAACAAAAGCTCAAACGGCAAGAGAAAATGGATTAGAACCCTTATCGGTTTTACTGCTTGAGCAAAAAGATATCGATGTAAATGAACAGGCTGCCACATTCATCAACGAAAAAATAAAAACAGTTGAAGAAGCATTGCAGGGAGCCAGGGATATTATTTCAGAACAGGTGAATGAAGATGCCAATGTGCGTGCCAAACTGCGTAAGTTTTTTGAAGACCGTGCACTTGTAAAAACCATTGTTATCAAAGACAAGGAAACAGAAGGTGTTAAGTATAAAGATTATTTCGACTTCAGCGAACCTGTACATAAAATTCCATCGCACCGCATTCTTGCTGTTTTACGTGGTTTTACAGAAAGTATTTTAAAGATGAGTATTGAGCCGGAAGAAGAACTGGCAATTGAACTCATTGAAGAGCAATTTATAAAAGGCATGAACGAAAGCAGTGCCCATGTAAAGAAAGCAGTTAAAGATGCTTACAAGAGATTGCTGCAACCAAGTCTTGAAACAGAGTTCCGTTCGCAGCTAAAACAGAAAGGCGATGAAGATGCGATCAATGTGTTTTCAGAAAACCTGCGTCAGTTGTTGTTGAGCAGTCCTTTGGGAAGCAAACGAATTCTTGCACTTGATCCCGGTTACCGAACCGGTTGTAAAATTGTTTGTCTTGATGAAAAAGCTGATCTGCAGACAACTGATCTCATCTATATTCATGAGCCGGGCAAGTTACATGCAGCTGAACTCACCATTCGTCATTTGGTTTCAACTTACAATACACAGGTGTTTGCCATTGGCGATGGAACTGCAGGAAGGGAAACAGAACAGTTCATTAAGAAATTAAATCTTGGTCTGCCGATTTTCCTGGTAAATGAAGATGGTGCTTCTGTTTATAGCGCAAGTGAAGTGGCAAGAGAGGAATTTCCTGATCATGATATTACAATACGTGGTGCTGTAAGTATAGGAAGACGATTGATGGATCCTTTGGCTGAATTAGTGAAGATCGATCCAAAGAGTATTGGTGTTGGACAATACCAGCACGATGTAAACCAAATGCGGTTGAAAGAACGTTTGGATCAAACAGTAGTAAGCTGTGTAAACCAGGTAGGCGTTAATCTCAATACTGCCAGTAAAAACCTGTTGAGTTATGTAAGTGGTATCAACAGCAGTATTGCAGAAAACATTGTGAAGTACAGGAATGAAATTGGCCGCTTTAAGAATCGTAAACAATTATTGAAAGTACCGAGGCTTGGTGAAAAAGCATTTGAACAATGTGCAGGTTTCTTACGTATTCCTGATGGTGAAAATGCATTGGATAAAAGTGCTGTACATCCCGAAGCATATCCACTGGTTGAACGAATGGCAACTGATCTACAGTTAAAAGTGGAAGATTTGATTGGCAATGAAACCAATATTAAGCAGGTAACATCAAAAAAATATGTAAGCGAACAGTTTGGTGAATTAACCATTACTGATATCCTGAAAGAATTGGTGAAGCCCGGGCTTGATCCACGCAGTGAAGTACAGGTATTTGAATATGCCAACATCTTCAGCATTGATGAAGTAAAAGCAGGTATGGTAATTCCCGGGATGGTTACCAATCTTACACGTTTTGGTGCTTTTGTAGACATTGGCGTAAAGCAGGATGGCTTGGTGCATGTATCGGAAATTTCACACGACTATATTACTGACCCTGCAGAAAAACTAAAGTTGAATGATAAAGTGATGGTAAAAGTTGTTGAAGTTGATATTGCAAGGAAACGAATTGCATTATCCATTAAGCAAACACAGGAAGCTCCTGCAAGAGGAACAAGATTCAACAATTCAACTGCAAGACAGGGAAATCAAAGTGCAGGATTTAAAAAGAAAGAAGAAGACTTAAGCAGTATGAGTGTGAATGATGCATTAAGTGCATTGAAGAAAAAGTTCGGTAAATAA
- a CDS encoding peptidase gives MSKRTTAFLFCALLVSIAQAQNNYSNFAAQSNRINALAKNYPQFVKVRSLTKTAGGKEIWQVTIGTGNVDSKPAILVVGGVEGNMPLSTELAIGFAENILQGTNTDSIKTLLSKTTFYVFPNMSPDAMEQYFAALQYERQGNATVTDEDRDGKSNEDGYDDLDGNKKITWMRIESPVGEYKTHPNDARVLIKADVSKGEKGKYIVVAEGIDNDKDNLFNEDGEGGVSFNKNLSYKHPSFTPGSGEFAVSENETRALLDYLYDRYNVYAVISFGSNNNLSTAYTFNPAAVAQAIITGWLQPDTKVISMVADLYSKTVNLKDAPTGNIVGGDFLSWAYYHYGRFSFSTPGWWVPKTKPDTAKNEKAFTVEDATANYLRWASQQGIGNTFTDWKVIQHPDFPNQKVEVGGVDPFVLTTPPYSLVPDLVKKHSSFLVKLATYQPEIDLVNLKTEKLAGGLTRITVDVINKGALASHSKLGERSYWVKRINVKVNATGNQSVISGKKIQLLNVLDGYGSQQLSWLIKGSGKVSIEAGSPTTGTKSIDITL, from the coding sequence ATGAGTAAAAGAACAACTGCTTTTCTTTTTTGTGCATTGCTGGTATCGATAGCACAGGCACAAAACAATTACAGCAATTTTGCAGCACAAAGCAACCGCATCAATGCACTTGCTAAAAATTATCCGCAATTTGTAAAGGTCAGATCGCTTACCAAAACAGCTGGTGGTAAAGAAATCTGGCAGGTAACAATTGGAACAGGGAACGTTGACAGCAAACCGGCCATACTCGTTGTTGGTGGCGTAGAAGGAAATATGCCGTTAAGTACCGAACTGGCCATTGGCTTTGCCGAAAATATTTTACAGGGAACAAATACCGACAGCATCAAAACACTGCTCAGCAAAACCACATTCTATGTTTTTCCAAACATGAGCCCCGATGCAATGGAACAATATTTTGCTGCACTGCAATATGAAAGGCAGGGCAATGCAACTGTAACTGATGAGGACCGTGACGGCAAATCAAATGAAGATGGTTATGACGACCTTGATGGTAATAAAAAAATCACCTGGATGCGGATTGAATCACCTGTTGGTGAATACAAAACACATCCAAATGATGCGAGAGTATTGATCAAGGCAGATGTCAGCAAAGGTGAAAAAGGGAAATATATTGTAGTTGCTGAAGGAATTGATAATGATAAAGACAATCTGTTCAATGAAGATGGTGAAGGCGGTGTTTCTTTCAATAAGAATTTATCTTACAAACATCCTTCCTTCACTCCCGGTTCAGGAGAGTTTGCCGTTTCAGAAAATGAAACAAGAGCATTGCTTGATTATTTGTATGATCGTTATAATGTTTACGCTGTCATTAGTTTTGGCAGCAACAATAATCTAAGTACTGCTTACACATTTAATCCGGCAGCAGTTGCACAAGCGATCATTACCGGCTGGTTACAACCAGATACAAAAGTGATCAGTATGGTTGCAGATCTTTACAGCAAAACGGTGAACCTGAAAGATGCACCGACGGGTAATATTGTTGGAGGTGATTTTCTTTCATGGGCTTATTATCATTACGGACGTTTTAGTTTCAGCACGCCAGGCTGGTGGGTTCCAAAAACAAAACCTGATACAGCAAAAAATGAAAAAGCATTTACGGTTGAAGATGCAACTGCCAACTATTTGCGCTGGGCATCACAACAGGGCATCGGCAATACCTTCACAGACTGGAAAGTTATTCAGCATCCTGATTTTCCCAATCAAAAAGTAGAAGTGGGCGGTGTTGATCCTTTTGTATTAACCACCCCACCCTATTCACTGGTTCCTGATCTTGTAAAAAAACACAGCAGCTTTTTAGTGAAGCTCGCCACATATCAACCGGAGATTGATCTCGTTAATCTGAAAACAGAAAAGCTGGCAGGTGGATTAACAAGAATTACGGTTGATGTCATCAATAAAGGTGCACTGGCATCTCATTCCAAATTAGGTGAACGGAGTTACTGGGTAAAACGGATCAATGTAAAAGTGAATGCAACAGGTAATCAATCTGTCATCAGTGGAAAAAAGATTCAACTGCTTAATGTACTGGATGGTTATGGTTCACAACAGTTAAGCTGGCTTATCAAAGGAAGTGGTAAAGTTTCCATAGAAGCAGGAAGCCCCACTACCGGAACTAAATCCATTGATATAACACTTTAA
- a CDS encoding DUF2911 domain-containing protein, with protein sequence MKRLLTLLPVFILLVSITACAQNAKPSPAATSEFKVGTATIKIAYSAPSVKGREIWGKLVPYAQVWRTGANEATTFETDQDIKVEGKSLPKGKYALFTIPGKDEWVIIFNKTSKQWGSFSYKEADDALRVTVRPGLTGTPVEVMKIEGKVDGSVSIAWEKIEVIFSVSQ encoded by the coding sequence ATGAAACGTTTACTTACATTATTGCCTGTTTTCATTTTGCTGGTTTCTATTACAGCCTGTGCGCAGAATGCAAAACCAAGTCCTGCTGCCACTTCTGAATTCAAAGTGGGAACAGCCACAATCAAGATAGCTTACAGCGCTCCATCTGTAAAAGGAAGGGAAATCTGGGGTAAGCTGGTTCCTTATGCACAGGTTTGGCGTACCGGTGCCAATGAAGCAACTACATTTGAAACCGACCAGGATATTAAAGTAGAAGGCAAATCTCTTCCAAAAGGAAAATATGCCCTGTTCACCATTCCCGGGAAGGATGAGTGGGTGATCATTTTCAATAAAACTTCAAAACAGTGGGGTTCTTTCAGCTACAAAGAAGCCGATGATGCATTGAGAGTTACTGTTCGCCCTGGTTTAACAGGTACTCCTGTTGAGGTAATGAAGATTGAAGGAAAAGTAGACGGCAGTGTTTCAATAGCATGGGAAAAAATAGAAGTGATATTTTCAGTTAGTCAATAA
- a CDS encoding peptidylprolyl isomerase — MRKHFFFLPLLLFILIGNAQVIKTDASVLKIKAPDTFKAEFVTTKGNFTVEVYRNWSPLGADRFYQLIKTGYYNNTIVFRVVKDYLVQFGVSEDRPKNIFWQGKNLKDEPVVGSNTDSTICFSRGAPNTRKTSVFINLRNNLTYDTLNAAGVKGFVPFAKVISGMDIVRLFFSDYGNETMKFADSVYFKGNAYLKKKVS, encoded by the coding sequence ATGCGTAAACATTTTTTCTTTCTGCCGTTACTGTTATTCATCCTGATTGGAAATGCACAGGTCATTAAAACAGATGCATCTGTTTTAAAAATAAAAGCTCCCGATACATTCAAAGCGGAGTTTGTAACAACGAAAGGAAATTTTACTGTTGAAGTTTACCGAAACTGGTCACCACTAGGTGCCGACCGTTTTTATCAACTGATCAAAACAGGTTATTACAATAACACCATCGTCTTCCGGGTAGTGAAAGATTACCTTGTACAGTTTGGCGTTTCTGAAGACAGGCCGAAAAACATTTTCTGGCAGGGCAAGAATTTAAAAGACGAGCCAGTGGTTGGTTCCAATACCGACAGTACAATCTGTTTTTCGAGAGGTGCTCCCAATACCAGGAAAACTTCTGTCTTTATCAATCTGCGGAACAATCTCACCTACGATACATTAAATGCAGCAGGGGTGAAAGGCTTTGTTCCTTTTGCAAAGGTTATTTCAGGAATGGATATAGTGCGTCTCTTCTTTTCTGATTATGGCAATGAAACCATGAAGTTTGCCGATTCAGTCTATTTTAAAGGCAATGCCTATCTCAAAAAAAAAGTTTCCTGA
- a CDS encoding outer membrane beta-barrel protein, with protein sequence MKLKLICLILTGVAIGSVSAQKSSVFLKGGLNMANVSIAKDGSIDDAKTLVSFHAGLQGDIPIVPFLYLQPGIFFTGKGTKTQSGNTTDQSYYRATSNPMYIEVPVNVVLKVPMGRD encoded by the coding sequence ATGAAGCTTAAATTAATTTGTTTGATTTTAACGGGTGTTGCTATCGGAAGTGTATCAGCTCAAAAATCTTCGGTGTTTTTAAAAGGAGGCTTAAACATGGCAAATGTGTCAATTGCAAAAGATGGCAGTATTGATGATGCAAAAACACTGGTAAGTTTTCATGCAGGACTTCAGGGTGATATCCCAATTGTGCCTTTTCTTTATTTACAGCCTGGTATTTTTTTTACTGGTAAAGGCACTAAAACACAATCAGGAAATACTACTGATCAGAGCTATTACAGGGCAACCAGTAACCCGATGTATATTGAAGTTCCTGTAAATGTGGTTTTGAAAGTTCCAATGGGGCGAGATTAA